A window from Pangasianodon hypophthalmus isolate fPanHyp1 chromosome 16, fPanHyp1.pri, whole genome shotgun sequence encodes these proteins:
- the aar2 gene encoding protein AAR2 homolog: protein MSGAEMDPDVALGLFEEGATLVLLGVPEGTELGLDYKTWGVGPRFRGVKMIPPGIHFLHYSPANAKSQGGELGPKRGVFLSLKPREVLLAHWDKNEEDLDFSASQNVDEVSRVRAGLRELDSYLGPYPYDTLRKWVSLTDKLSQEVASALQPLSGRVCAFCDVVPELQLTHTKDRTEQNLPRNDTQCRSMKEGLDRLPRMKQREGTEFRFSQIPRHAYPPGATPAQITQCSMDLSYALNLLLENHHKEQPLNVLGELQFAFVCFLIGNVYEAFEHWKELLLLLCRSEEAMRERSDLYLGLISVLYHQLGEIPPDFFVDIVSQNNFLTSTLQDFFQFASSPGVNATLRKRAEKFKAHLTKKFRWDFDVDLDECEPVVVELPEGVTLD, encoded by the exons ATGTCCGGAGCTGAGATGGACCCCGACGTGGCATTAGGCCTGTTTGAAGAAGGAGCCACGTTGGTTCTCCTCGGCGTTCCTGAAGGAACCGAGCTCGGTCTGGACTATAAGACCTGGGGGGTGGGTCCACGTTTCCGTGGCGTTAAGATGATCCCTCCAGGAATCCACTTCCTCCATTACAGCCCGGCTAATGCCAAGAGTCAGGGAGGAGAACTGGGTCCTAAACGGGGCGTGTTCCTCTCGCTGAAGCCTCGCGAGGTCCTTCTGGCTCACTGGGACAAAAACGAGGAGGATCTGGACTTTTCAGCGTCGCAGAACGTAGATGAGGTTTCTCGTGTGAGAGCCGGCCTTCGTGAGCTCGACTCGTACCTGGGGCCGTATCCGTACGACACGCTGAGGAAGTGGGTGTCTCTGACGGATAAACTGAGCCAGGAAGTGGCGAGCGCGCTGCAGCCTCTGAGCGGACGCGTGTGCGCCTTCTGTGACGTGGTTCCCGAGctgcagctcacacacaccaaaGACAGAACCGAGCAGAACCTGCCGCGGAACGACACGCAGTGCCGGAGCATGAAAGAAGGGCTGGATAGACTTCCACGCATGAAGCAGAGAGAAGGAACGGAGTTCCGGTTCTCCCAAATCCCTCGCCACGCGTATCCTCCGGGAGCCACGCCCGCCCAGATCACGCAGTGCAGCATGGACCTCAGCTACGCCCTCAACCTTCTGCTCGAGAACCACCACAAGGAACAGCCGCTCAACGTCCTCG gtgagCTGCAGTTTGCCTTCGTGTGTTTCCTCATCGGGAACGTGTACGAGGCGTTCGAACACTGGAAGGAGCTGCTGCTTCTCCTCTGCAGGAGTGAGGAGGCCATGAGGGAGCGCTCTGATCTCTACCTGGGCCTCATCAGCGTCCTCTACCACCAGCTCGGAGAAATTCCCCCCGACTTCTTCGTGGATATCGTGTCCCAGAACAACTTCCTCACCTCCACGCTACAG GATTTCTTCCAGTTTGCCAGTTCTCCAGGCGTCAACGCTACTCTACGCAAAAGAGCGGAGAAGTTTAAAGCCCATCTGACCAAGAAGTTCCGCTGGGATTTCGATGTAGACCTGGACGAGTGCGAGCCGGTGGTGGTGGAGCTTCCTGAAGGAGTCACGCTGGACTGA